In the genome of Bordetella avium, the window CTGCGCAGAGAATCGCGCAGACGCGGCAGCTCGCCGCCAGAGGTACGGGGGGCATGGGAAAAGACCTCGTACAAGCCCAGTTGCTGCACGAACTGCGGGGCGAGTTTGTCTCCCCAATCGTTGAAATCGCCCGCGATGATCAAGGGCGCGCCATCCGGCACTTCGGCGCGTATCCGCTCGGTCAGCGCCTGAATCTGCCGCTGACGGCTGCTGGCGAACAGGCCCAGATGCACCACCAGACAATGCACCTCGGTGCCCCCCACGTCGATGCGCGCATGCAGCAGCCCACGCTGCTCCAGGCGATGATCGGAAATATCCTGATTGACGTGATCCACGATGTCGTAACGCGACAGCAGCGCATTACCGTGATCGGTGGCGGCGCGAACCGCATTGCATCCATAAGCCACGTTCAGGCGCAAAGCCGCCGCCAGCGACTCGTGCTGGGCATGCAACATGGACGTGGTTTCATTACGGCCCTGAACTTCCTGAAGAAACACCAGATCAGGACGCAGGCCATAGAGGCCCAGGCGCAGGTCATTGAGCGACTCATGCCGCCCGAGGGACGACCGGCCTTTGTGGATGTTGTAACTGACGACGCGAATAAGCGACATAAATCCTATGGCGCCTCATCTGTTGAGTAAGCGCCCGTGCCCTCAGGGAAAGCATCGGGCCGACACAGCGGCGCAACAGGCGCCGCTGTGTCTTAGCTTACTTCATTTCACTTCGGTGTTACGCAGGCGAATATGCAATTCGCGCAACTGCTTATCATCAACCGACGAAGGCGCTTGCGTGAGCAGATCCTGCGCGCGCTGCGTCTTCGGGAAGGCGATCACGTCACGGATGGAATCCGCGCCGGTCATCATGGTGACGATGCGATCCAGGCCGAAGGCAATGCCGCCGTGCGGGGGAGCGCCGTATTGCAGCGCATCCAGCAGGAAGCCGAACTTCTCGCGGGCCTCATCAGGACCGATCTTGAGCGCGCGGAACACCTTGCTCTGCACTTCTTCACGGTGGATACGCACCGAGCCGCCACCGATTTCCCAACCATTGAGCACCATGTCGTAAGCCTTGGCGAAAGCCTGGCTCGGATCGGTTTCGAGGAAGTCCTCGTGGCCGTCCTTGGGGCTGGTGAAGGGATGATGAGCAGCGGT includes:
- a CDS encoding endonuclease/exonuclease/phosphatase family protein, whose amino-acid sequence is MSLIRVVSYNIHKGRSSLGRHESLNDLRLGLYGLRPDLVFLQEVQGRNETTSMLHAQHESLAAALRLNVAYGCNAVRAATDHGNALLSRYDIVDHVNQDISDHRLEQRGLLHARIDVGGTEVHCLVVHLGLFASSRQRQIQALTERIRAEVPDGAPLIIAGDFNDWGDKLAPQFVQQLGLYEVFSHAPRTSGGELPRLRDSLRRLTAALRGVPGNTVVLERGNQLGMDGTYCPLPPPRTFPAVFPWFRLDRIYQRGFAVRSARVLRGRQWAKLSDHAPLLTELELP